In one window of Mytilus galloprovincialis chromosome 6, xbMytGall1.hap1.1, whole genome shotgun sequence DNA:
- the LOC143078047 gene encoding uncharacterized protein LOC143078047, with translation MMTSKLYFVICILLSILYEVCVTVTIYGTGEYIFPNVCYITTCSYEVPKEDRSTLYIIQDADNNALESFTVRYLYSTGQCYYRNPNYVPCKPEVCSCDADGLATNICYNHTSNVDGALTISCASGSSDTIKVKVAARYNLKGSPQILQMGKQANITLSCATTEQYVRWQREAVTIAVMTGIAANGSCLFSGTHNPLYMFTCDPYTNIYNMSLSVTVEDQLQNIQWRCGPIVGTGNSMFRFLVNVPVTTLTITPAVTNDIINVEEGQTQTFTCTTGPGRPAAWIQWYFGSLNITNQAEAQTPQKDGEMFISSSILVYTWRQDDHNKYIYCEAFNSDGVQTITSSKILVYVHSDFILTGSDPFIIDDQPFTLNCSSNVAPRGEVAYFYKDNISIINIRYLPSTSTCYGIPQDSTPVFICNATCSCSEDARIFTWTYNGTDFNQRVTFRCEMDFGTDRRNVTYREITVERTFNVTPPITSDAPTREPDAPSNVFVVCKKTSMTVFWRPGFNGGDNQKFNVLLVNNQTNQITFSKFMPDQDGAESMMLTIESLEPETLYIVSVHASNTHGTVTSENVNCSTSSGLALKESNKIPAAGIVAGIGSALFIFGITSIAVYFYKKRRDPKKEQSAMYEATQFSSDGGVNIYNDLQHAGTDSSVPGQSSSNTSIYYNESGRITNSNTELYQNVNRSKEGLDAQDRDPPMYLDLNI, from the exons ATGATGACATCAAAATTGTATTTCGTTATTTGTATACTCTTATCAA TTTTATATGAGGTGTGTGTCACTGTGACTATATATGGAACAGGGGAATACATTTTCCCTAATGTATGCTACATCACGACTTGTTCCTATGAAGTACCAAAAGAAGACAGATCAACATTGTATATCATACAAGATGCAGATAACAATGCCTTAGAGTCCTTTACAGTTCGGTATCTGTATTCTACGGGTCAATGTTACTATAGAAATCCAAATTATGTGCCGTGTAAACCTGAAGTTTGCTCTTGTGACGCTGATGGACTTGCAACCAACATCTGTTATAACCATACTAGTAATGTTGATGGAGCTCTTACCATATCATGCGCGTCAGGGTCATCAGACACAATAAAAGTGAAAGTAGCAG CACGATACAATCTAAAAGGCTCTCCTCAGATTTTGCAAATGGGCAAACAAGCAAATATAACATTGAGCTGCGCAACAACAGAACAGTATGTTAGGTGGCAAAGAGAAGCAGTGACTATTGCCGTCATGACAGGCATCGCCGCAAATGGATCGTGTTTGTTTAGTGGCACACACAATCCATTGTACATGTTTACATGTGATCCATATACAAACATATACAATATGTCTTTGAGTGTAACAGTAGAAGATCAACTTCAAAACATACAGTGGAGATGTGGACCTATAGTTGGAACTGGTAACAGCATGTTCCGATTTTTAGTTAACG TTCCTGTGACAACTCTGACAATCACTCCAGCGGTAACCAACGACATAATAAACGTCGAAGAAGGACAGACACAGACATTCACGTGTACTACAGGTCCCGGTCGTCCCGCTGCCTGGATACAGTGGTACTTTGGCTCTCTTAATATAACAAATCAAGCAGAAGCACAAACTCCCCAAAAAGATGGCGAAATGTTTATATCGTCCAGTATATTGGTGTATACATGGAGACAGGATGATCACAACAAATATATTTACTGTGAAGCTTTTAATAGTGATGGAGTGCAGACAATAACATCGTCAAAGATTCTTGTTTACGTACACA gtgACTTTATTTTGACTGGTTCCGATCCTTTCATCATCGATGATCAACCATTTACACTTAACTGTTCATCTAATGTTGCTCCGAGGGGAGAAGTAGCATACTTCTACAAAGACAATATTAGTATCATTAACATACGTTATCTACCATCAACATCAACGTGTTATGGGATACCACAAGATAGCACACCAGTTTTCATATGCAATGCCACTTGCAGTTGTTCAGAAGATGCTAGAATATTCACCTGGACCTACAACGGAACTGATTTCAACCAGAGAGTAACTTTTAGATGCGAAATGGATTTTGGTACTGATAGAAGAAATGTCACGTACAGAGAAATAACCGTTGAAAGAACAT TTAATGTGACTCCGCCCATTACTTCGGATGCACCAACACGAGAACCAGACGCTCCATCAAATGTTTTCGTTGTTTGCAAGAAAACTTCAATGACTGTGTTTTGGAGACCTGGATTTAATGGAGGTGATAATCAAAAATTTAATGTATTGCTCGTGAATAACCAGACAAACCaaataactttttcaaagttCATGCCTGATCAAGACGGAGCAGAATCAATGATGTTAACCATTGAATCACTTGAACCAGAAACTTTATATATTGTGTCTGTGCATGCCAGTAATACACATGGGACAGTGACATCAGAAAACGTTAACTGTTCTACATCATCAG GTTTGGCACTTAAAGAATCAAACAAAATCCCTGCTGCTGGCATTGTGGCAGGAATAGGATCGGCTTTATTTATATTTGGGATAACAAGCATTGcagtatatttttacaaaaaaagaagagatCCAAAGAAAG AACAGAGTGCTATGTATGAAGCAACTCAGTTTTCTAG TGATGGTGGTGTTAACATATACAATGACTTGCAACATGCTGGAACTG ATTCGTCTGTTCCGGGTCAGAGTTCAAGTAATACAAG CATATATTACAATGAATCTGGAAGGATCACAAACAGCAATACAGAACTTTATCAAAACGTCAACAGGTCAAAGGAAG GCCTTGATGCACAGGACAGAGATCCTCCTATGTATTTAGATTTGAACATTTAA